In Kwoniella pini CBS 10737 chromosome 4, complete sequence, one DNA window encodes the following:
- a CDS encoding GDP-mannose 4,6-dehydratase → MSIIPDTQSQLKPHQSLPAWHSYEEEDNQNSCSDSESSSSYSSSNNLITPGISQASSSSITSSPSYSISNHLPKFDLRSNELTPCKSINGLGFEINNLSINTDFSIERESLDETEEIFENLDNNLIKSELPCPIGDFQTDNLLSIPPPLPPQQQQQQQNLNNPIILRYHDESVEPLNQHYIPERCSTPIYNESNFSNVLFNFPNTNALAKITKENWLKRKIAFVTGITGQDGSYLTELLLSKGYTVHGLIRRSSSFNTSRLQHLWNDQHSKTPNKLFLHYGDLTDSANLVSVISKTQPSEVYNLAAQSHVKVSFEMAEYTGDVDGLGTLRLLEAIRTVGLEKLTRFYQASTSELYGKVKTTPQNEETPFHPRSPYGVAKLYAYWMTVNYRESYGMFASNGILFNHESPRRGRTFVSRKITRAVAEIYLGKQDCMWMGNLDAKRDWGHAKDYVEGMWRMLQHDKADDFVLATGETHTVRELINLSFSILSIPLKWIGKGINEYAIRLDTIPPKIVVKIDQRYFRPAEVDLLLGNPTKAENQLNWKRQWNFEELVKDMVESDIQSARGLIVDHN, encoded by the exons ATGTCAATAATACCTGATACTCAATCTCAACTGAAGCCTCATCAGTCTTTACCAGCTTGGCATTCTtacgaagaagaagacaatcaaaattcatgCTCAGATTCAGAAagctcttcttcttattcaTCATCCAATAACTTAATAACTCCTGGGATATCACAAGcttcgtcttcatcaataacttcttctccttcatattcaatttctaatCATTTACCTAAATTCGATCTGAGATCAAACGAATTGACACCTtgtaaatcaatcaatggATTAGGTTTcgaaattaataatttaagtATAAATactgatttttcaattgaaagagaatcTTTAGATGAAACAGAagaaatttttgaaaatttagataataatttaataaaatcagAATTACCTTGTCCAATTGGAGATTTTCAAactgataatttattatcaattcctcctcctcttcctcctcaacaacaacaacaacaacaaaatttaaataatccaattatTTTAAGATATCATGATGAATCAGTTGAACCTTTAAATCAACATTATATTCCAGAAAGATGTTCAACACCAATTTataatgaatcaaatttttcaaatgttttatttaattttccAAATACGAATGCATTAGCGAAAATAACTAAAGAAAATTGgttaaaaagaaaaattgcTTTCGTAACTGGAATAACAGGACAAGATGGTTCATATCTTACTGAAT tattattatcaaaaggATATACTGTTCATGGATTAATTCGTCGATCCTCTTCATTTAATACTTCTAGATTACAACATCTTTGGAATGATCAACATTCTAAAACTCCTAATAAGCTTTTTTTACATTATGGTGATTTGACAGATTCCGCAAATTTAGTTAGTGTTATAAGTAAAACTCA GCCAAGCGAAGTTTATAATCTTGCTGCTCAAAGTCATGTTAAAGTATCATTCGAAATGGCCGAGTATACT GGTGATGTAGATGGTTTAGGTACTTTAAGATTATTAGAAGCTATACGTACAGTTGGAC TTGAGAAATTAACTAGATTTTATCAAGCATCAACATCAGAATTATATGGAAAAGTAAAAACAACACCACAAAATGAAGAAACACCTTTTCATCCTAGATCACCTTATGGAGTTGCAAAATTATATGCTTATTGGATGACTGTAAATTATAGAGAATCATATGGAATGTTTGCTTCCAA TGGTATTTTATTCAATCATGAATCACCAAGAAGAGGTCGTACATTTGTTTCTCGTAAAATTACAAGAGCAGTAGCTGAAATTTATCTTGGAAAACAAGATTGTATGTGGATGGGTAATTTAGATGCAAAACGTGATTGGGGACATG CTAAAGACTATGTAGAAGGAATGTGGAGAATGTTACAACA TGATAAAGCAGATGATTTCGTTTTAGCAAc TGGAGAAACACATACAGTTAGagaattaataaatctttctttttcaatattatcaatacCTTTAAAATGGATtggaaaaggtataaatgaATATGCAATTAGATTAGATACAATACCACCTAAAATTGTAgttaaaattgatcaaagatATTTTAGACCTGcagaagttgatttattacTTGGTAATCCAacaaaagctgaaaatcaattaaattgGAAAAGACAATGgaattttgaagaattagttAAAGATATGGTTGAATCTGATATTCAATCTGCTAGAGGTTTAATAGTAGATCataattga
- a CDS encoding translation initiation factor SUI1, with product MSTTATSKVDATTKKSKAPASSGVENLGPAFDPFAPVDDTPSVEKTVGSKNDKIHIRLQQRNGRKTLTTVQGVPKKFDHSKILKAMKKEFACNGTVVKPEQVEGGEDDSPAPVGVKPNMGDVLQLQGDQRVAVKQFLIDAGIVSQKEAKDLIVV from the exons ATGAGCACTACAG CTACAAGCAAAGTGGACGCCACTACCAAGAAATCAAAGGCCCCAGCCTCCTCTGGGGTCGAAAACTTAGGTCCTGCTTTCG ACCCTTTCGCCCCCGTCGATGATACTCCTTCTGTTGAAAAGACTGTAGGAAGCAAAAATGACAAGATTCATATCC GTTTACAACAAAGAAATGGTCGAAAAACACTTACCACCGTTCAAGGAGTTCCTAAAAAGTTCGACCATTCTAAAATCTTAAAGGCTATGAAAAAAGAATTCGCCTGTAATGGTACAGTAGTTAAACCTGAACaagttgaaggtggtgaagatgattcgCCAGCTCCCGTCGGTGTAAAACCCAACATGGGAGATGTCCTTCAATTACAAGGTGATCAAAGAGTTGCAGTCAAACAATTCTTGATTGATGCTGGTATTGTCAGTCAAAAGGAGGCTAAGGATCTTATCGTTGTGTAA